A stretch of Paludisphaera borealis DNA encodes these proteins:
- a CDS encoding PEP-CTERM sorting domain-containing protein, whose translation MINAGDSFNGLTYSAFTAGPSGTLLGGDITSLYNSFSGLSLGGRQSGGAQFFFGGDSFTVTFATPVNAFGIFFNVNPNSGNYGISTSVGNAVTGSASYDTSTFVFAGLISTTSFSSATIYSTDARLGSYNIPEIVTASAPAVPEPSALVMGLLGMVSMGGAVLRSRRVVR comes from the coding sequence TTGATCAACGCCGGCGATTCCTTTAATGGGCTGACTTACAGCGCCTTCACAGCGGGGCCGTCCGGCACCCTGCTCGGCGGGGACATTACCAGTCTGTACAACAGCTTTTCGGGGCTGAGCCTCGGGGGGAGACAGAGCGGCGGCGCTCAGTTTTTCTTCGGTGGCGACTCGTTCACCGTGACCTTCGCGACCCCGGTCAACGCTTTCGGAATCTTCTTCAACGTCAATCCGAATTCAGGGAACTACGGGATTTCGACGTCCGTCGGAAATGCGGTCACGGGCAGCGCGAGTTACGACACCTCGACCTTCGTCTTCGCCGGCTTGATCTCGACCACCTCCTTCTCCTCGGCGACGATCTACTCGACGGATGCGCGGCTCGGCTCCTATAACATCCCAGAGATCGTCACCGCGAGCGCGCCGGCCGTGCCGGAACCCTCGGCTCTGGTGATGGGCCTGCTGGGCATGGTCTCCATGGGCGGGGCGGTTCTTCGATCCCGCCGGGTCGTTCGCTGA
- a CDS encoding alpha/beta hydrolase — translation MMRRFTICICLSFLFCLSAVATAADRKPTTTLDVWPGAAPGEVGAVGPEHFVDAKPGEREVKRLTNVSHPTLTVFRPDPAKDTGAAVVICPGGGYHILAWDLEGEEVAAWLNSIGVTGIVLKYRVPRREGTPDNQSPAQPLMDAQRALKVVRSKASEWGIDPHRIGMLGFSAGGHLTAAAATRSDESTYPQTDGIDKQSARPDFAVLVYPGGMDKKDDPANPIAHVTSQAPPMFLAHAGDDKVSPLNSVDMYAALKKAGVPAELHVFATGGHGFGLRPSADPCSTWPKRCEEWLRVMKFIPKADAAK, via the coding sequence ATGATGCGCCGATTTACGATCTGCATTTGCCTGTCGTTTCTGTTCTGCCTCTCCGCCGTCGCGACCGCCGCCGATCGTAAGCCGACGACGACCCTGGACGTCTGGCCTGGCGCTGCGCCCGGCGAGGTCGGCGCGGTCGGTCCGGAGCATTTCGTCGATGCCAAGCCCGGCGAGCGCGAGGTCAAGCGGCTCACGAACGTCTCGCATCCGACGCTGACCGTCTTCCGCCCCGATCCCGCCAAGGACACCGGCGCGGCGGTCGTGATCTGCCCCGGCGGCGGATACCACATCCTGGCGTGGGACCTGGAGGGCGAGGAGGTCGCCGCCTGGCTGAACTCGATCGGCGTGACCGGGATCGTGCTCAAGTATCGCGTCCCCCGCCGCGAGGGGACGCCCGACAACCAGTCGCCGGCCCAGCCCTTGATGGACGCACAGCGCGCGCTGAAGGTGGTTCGTAGCAAGGCCTCCGAATGGGGGATCGACCCGCACCGGATCGGCATGCTCGGCTTTTCGGCCGGCGGCCACCTGACGGCCGCCGCCGCCACCCGCTCCGACGAGTCCACCTACCCGCAGACCGACGGGATCGACAAGCAGAGCGCGCGGCCGGATTTCGCCGTGCTCGTTTACCCGGGCGGCATGGACAAGAAAGACGACCCCGCTAACCCCATCGCCCACGTCACATCGCAGGCCCCGCCGATGTTCCTGGCCCACGCCGGCGACGACAAGGTCAGCCCGCTTAACAGTGTGGATATGTACGCCGCCTTGAAGAAAGCCGGTGTGCCGGCCGAGCTGCACGTGTTCGCGACCGGCGGCCACGGCTTCGGCCTGAGGCCGAGCGCCGACCCGTGCTCGACCTGGCCGAAGCGGTGCGAGGAATGGCTCCGCGTGATGAAGTTCATCCCCAAGGCCGACGCCGCCAAGTAA
- a CDS encoding bifunctional 3,4-dihydroxy-2-butanone-4-phosphate synthase/GTP cyclohydrolase II, translating to MADEYSTIDDALQALKEGRVIIVVDDEDRENEGDFVVAAEKATPEIIEFMITHGRGQVCMPILPEVAARLHLGAMVDHNTAPYETPFTVPIDHVSCRTGISATERARTIAAVVDPATRPSELLRPGHLFPLVAKEGGVLRRAGHTEATVDLARLAGLSPAGVLCEITDGVNMARAEKLHAIAREHNLPIVSIEALIKYRRIREKLVDRVAESALPSRYGQGRILGYRVQHEPGNEPVAFVMGDLQSVEAPLVRLHSSCFTGDLLDSLRCDCGDQLHMALEMIGNEGVGALIYLPQEGRGIGLIEKIRAYSLQDEGLDTVQANNALGHRADMRDYGIGLQILKDLGLTKVRLLTNNPKKTSAFVYYGYDLKVVDQVPIIAPHEVQRERYLDAKRDKLGHKLPSRPCCAADDAE from the coding sequence ATGGCTGACGAATATTCGACGATCGACGACGCCCTCCAGGCCCTCAAGGAAGGTCGCGTCATCATCGTCGTCGACGACGAAGACCGCGAAAACGAGGGTGATTTCGTGGTCGCCGCCGAAAAGGCGACCCCCGAGATCATCGAATTCATGATCACGCACGGGCGCGGGCAGGTGTGCATGCCGATCTTGCCCGAAGTCGCCGCGCGGCTGCATCTGGGGGCGATGGTTGATCACAACACGGCGCCCTACGAGACGCCGTTCACGGTCCCCATCGACCACGTTTCGTGCCGGACGGGCATCAGCGCCACGGAGCGCGCCCGGACGATCGCCGCGGTGGTCGATCCGGCCACGCGGCCGAGCGAGCTGTTACGGCCCGGGCATTTGTTTCCGCTGGTCGCCAAGGAAGGGGGCGTGCTCCGCCGCGCGGGGCACACCGAGGCGACCGTCGACCTGGCGAGGCTCGCCGGGCTGTCGCCGGCCGGCGTGCTCTGCGAGATCACCGACGGCGTGAACATGGCCCGCGCCGAGAAGCTGCACGCGATCGCCCGCGAGCACAACCTGCCGATCGTCTCGATCGAGGCCCTGATCAAGTACCGCAGGATTCGCGAGAAGCTGGTCGACCGCGTCGCCGAATCGGCGTTGCCGTCTCGGTACGGCCAGGGTCGGATTCTCGGCTACCGGGTCCAGCACGAGCCCGGCAACGAGCCGGTGGCCTTCGTGATGGGCGACCTCCAGTCGGTCGAGGCCCCGCTGGTCCGCCTCCACTCCTCGTGCTTCACCGGCGACCTGCTCGACTCGCTCCGCTGCGATTGCGGCGACCAGCTCCACATGGCCCTGGAGATGATCGGGAACGAAGGGGTCGGCGCGCTCATCTACCTGCCGCAGGAAGGCCGGGGGATCGGTCTGATCGAGAAGATCCGCGCCTACAGCCTGCAAGACGAGGGGCTCGACACCGTTCAGGCCAACAACGCCCTGGGCCACCGGGCCGACATGCGCGACTATGGCATCGGTCTCCAGATCCTCAAGGACCTGGGGCTCACCAAGGTCCGGCTCCTGACCAACAACCCCAAGAAGACCAGCGCGTTCGTCTATTACGGCTACGACCTGAAGGTCGTCGACCAGGTGCCGATCATCGCCCCCCACGAGGTCCAGCGCGAGCGCTACCTCGACGCCAAGCGCGACAAGCTCGGCCACAAGCTCCCCTCCCGCCCCTGCTGCGCGGCCGACGACGCCGAATAA
- a CDS encoding TlpA disulfide reductase family protein has product MASTFRTHARFTRLATAICLTLVSGAVLAQDPKPPTIKAPAKPADPKARALLEEVVKAYQALGSYSDQGEFIVSMTVADKAEKQTVPLKLTFVRPNKLDLDAGPVRMISDGKTLTTAVIPQKKFISADAPEKLSVETFREGPIGAALFGGPSGVPMYILVNLLTSPEPLKVVEQLGGSLQLDPADPKGQTLLIDQTEGPDLRLVVDGGAKLLKAIDLVIDPKQLEQSAQAGRPIKVERLGWSSGVVSTAVAKDRSFAYQPPAGFAKVESFQQPGGEDGEEQKFAVNDAVGKPAPDFTLTVLDGPGKTRTLKKAELAGKVVVIDFWATWCGPCLIELPEIQKLVDELAKDKKNVLVVALSQDRDPKELAEVRKLVEETLKEKKVDFGAGSVGLVALDPSNSVGEAFQVEGLPTLVVLDGKGVVQSAHVGYSPDIRKKLTDEIDTLLAGKPLAQPKKATEAAKKPEAPAEKK; this is encoded by the coding sequence ATGGCTTCGACTTTCCGCACGCACGCCCGGTTCACGCGACTGGCGACGGCGATCTGCCTGACGCTGGTCTCGGGCGCGGTCCTGGCGCAAGACCCCAAGCCGCCGACGATCAAAGCCCCGGCCAAACCGGCCGATCCCAAGGCCCGGGCGTTGCTTGAAGAGGTCGTCAAGGCGTACCAGGCGCTCGGCAGCTACTCCGACCAGGGCGAGTTCATCGTGTCGATGACCGTCGCGGACAAGGCCGAGAAGCAGACCGTTCCGTTGAAGCTGACCTTCGTCCGGCCCAACAAGCTGGATCTCGACGCCGGCCCGGTGCGGATGATCAGCGACGGTAAGACGCTCACGACTGCCGTGATCCCGCAGAAGAAGTTTATCTCCGCCGACGCCCCCGAGAAGCTGAGCGTCGAGACCTTCCGCGAAGGCCCGATCGGCGCGGCGCTGTTCGGCGGACCGTCGGGCGTGCCGATGTACATCCTCGTCAACCTGCTGACGTCTCCCGAGCCATTGAAGGTCGTCGAACAACTCGGCGGGTCGCTACAACTGGACCCCGCCGACCCGAAGGGGCAGACCCTGCTCATCGACCAGACCGAAGGCCCCGACCTTCGGCTCGTCGTCGACGGCGGCGCCAAGCTGCTGAAGGCCATCGATCTCGTGATCGATCCCAAGCAGCTCGAACAGAGCGCCCAGGCCGGTCGGCCGATCAAGGTCGAGCGGCTGGGATGGAGTTCGGGGGTCGTCTCGACCGCGGTTGCCAAGGACCGGTCGTTCGCCTACCAGCCCCCCGCGGGCTTCGCCAAGGTCGAGTCGTTCCAGCAGCCCGGCGGCGAAGACGGCGAAGAACAGAAGTTCGCGGTCAACGACGCCGTCGGCAAGCCCGCCCCCGACTTCACGCTCACCGTCCTTGACGGCCCCGGCAAGACCCGGACCCTCAAGAAGGCCGAGCTGGCCGGCAAGGTCGTGGTCATCGACTTCTGGGCGACCTGGTGCGGCCCCTGCCTGATCGAGCTTCCCGAGATCCAGAAGCTCGTCGACGAACTTGCCAAGGACAAGAAGAACGTCCTGGTCGTCGCCCTCAGCCAGGACCGCGACCCGAAAGAGCTGGCCGAGGTCCGCAAGCTCGTCGAAGAGACGCTCAAGGAGAAGAAGGTCGACTTCGGCGCCGGCTCGGTCGGCCTCGTCGCCCTCGATCCCAGCAACTCGGTCGGCGAGGCGTTCCAGGTCGAAGGCCTGCCGACGCTCGTCGTGCTCGACGGCAAGGGCGTCGTCCAGTCGGCCCACGTCGGCTACAGCCCGGACATCCGCAAGAAGCTGACCGACGAGATCGACACCCTCCTCGCCGGCAAGCCTCTGGCCCAGCCGAAGAAGGCGACGGAAGCCGCCAAGAAGCCCGAAGCCCCGGCCGAGAAGAAGTAA
- a CDS encoding tetratricopeptide repeat protein, whose product MNRPANMSRPMGNMNRPAPGNMARPNFQGNMNRPAGQPGQVGMNRPGPGVNRPNPGGGFPGGAMRPGPGGLPGASTRPAPGAGLRPGPGGNRPGPGGGFNPGAGTRPGPIAGGNRPGPIGGGGNRPGFGPGGGVRPGWNGGGQQWAGGGNRPGWNGSGVRPGWNGGGQQWTGGGNRPGWNGNVRPGWNNRPGVGQIGDNLGVVNRPSFNNNINNINTNINNVTNVNNINNNVFRGGNNYNFNRGGWGGGGWGGGGWGGGGNWNNGWGGGGNWNNGWRGGGGWASPYYGNWYQGGWGGNGFWSGFGAGALTSFGLSALGSSFGSVNYGVMGYPAYGYSTMGVYDYFPTWSVSNFNSWGLGGVANSLVYSNYTNPYYATVVAAQPAQTAVVYDYSQPINVAAPAPAEDVAESTEQVFSAARDAFKAGDYQHALDLTDQVLKKTPDVPVVHEFRALALFALKRYDEASAVDYAVLSAGPGWNWATLVGLYPSVETYTSQVRDLEAVVRNAPTSPSPQFLLAYHYLVQGHKEAAAAQFEKVSQLAPDDKLAASFVKALKKVAGQPAAAPALAQAAPAQPAATPGQPAAAAAAPAQAPADAVATESKDENAKPAEPPPPPPANLVGTWKAQPAADVAIALTLEQDGKFSWEVDSKGHKETLTGQAGFKDETLALFQVEGPPLAGKVTQNEPNKFVFNPSGTGDKSPGLTFTR is encoded by the coding sequence ATGAACCGGCCCGCGAACATGTCCCGCCCCATGGGCAACATGAATCGCCCCGCGCCGGGCAACATGGCGCGGCCGAATTTCCAGGGCAACATGAATCGGCCAGCCGGCCAACCCGGTCAGGTCGGGATGAACCGGCCGGGGCCCGGCGTCAACAGGCCGAACCCGGGGGGCGGCTTCCCCGGCGGCGCCATGCGACCCGGCCCTGGAGGACTTCCGGGCGCCTCGACCCGCCCGGCGCCTGGAGCCGGCCTGCGTCCTGGACCAGGTGGAAACCGTCCCGGACCCGGCGGAGGGTTCAACCCGGGGGCGGGAACCCGACCCGGCCCCATCGCGGGTGGAAACCGCCCCGGCCCGATCGGCGGCGGTGGCAACCGTCCCGGCTTTGGTCCCGGCGGCGGGGTTCGGCCAGGCTGGAACGGCGGCGGCCAGCAGTGGGCCGGCGGCGGCAATCGACCGGGATGGAACGGCAGCGGGGTTCGACCGGGCTGGAACGGCGGCGGCCAGCAGTGGACCGGCGGCGGCAACCGACCGGGCTGGAACGGGAACGTCCGACCCGGATGGAACAACCGGCCGGGGGTCGGCCAGATCGGCGACAACCTCGGGGTCGTCAACCGTCCCAGCTTCAACAACAACATCAATAACATCAACACCAATATCAACAACGTCACGAACGTCAATAATATCAACAACAACGTCTTTCGCGGCGGCAACAACTACAACTTCAACCGCGGAGGATGGGGAGGCGGAGGATGGGGAGGAGGCGGCTGGGGAGGCGGCGGGAACTGGAACAACGGCTGGGGCGGCGGCGGGAACTGGAACAACGGCTGGAGAGGAGGCGGAGGCTGGGCCTCGCCGTACTACGGCAACTGGTATCAGGGCGGCTGGGGCGGAAACGGCTTCTGGAGCGGCTTCGGCGCGGGGGCGTTGACCTCGTTCGGCCTGAGCGCGCTGGGCTCCAGCTTCGGCTCCGTCAATTACGGCGTCATGGGATATCCCGCGTACGGCTACTCCACCATGGGAGTGTACGACTACTTCCCGACCTGGAGCGTTTCCAACTTCAATAGCTGGGGTCTCGGCGGGGTCGCGAACAGCCTCGTCTACAGCAACTACACAAACCCGTATTACGCCACCGTGGTCGCGGCGCAGCCGGCGCAGACGGCCGTCGTCTACGATTATTCGCAGCCGATCAACGTGGCCGCCCCGGCCCCCGCCGAGGATGTCGCGGAGAGCACCGAGCAAGTCTTCTCGGCGGCTCGCGACGCCTTCAAGGCCGGCGACTACCAGCACGCGCTCGACCTGACCGATCAGGTCTTGAAGAAGACCCCCGACGTTCCGGTCGTCCACGAGTTCCGGGCGCTGGCGCTCTTCGCCCTCAAGCGGTACGACGAGGCGTCGGCCGTCGATTACGCGGTCCTCTCGGCCGGACCGGGCTGGAACTGGGCCACGCTGGTCGGCCTGTATCCCAGCGTCGAGACCTACACGAGCCAGGTCCGCGACCTCGAAGCCGTGGTCCGCAACGCGCCCACCTCGCCGTCGCCCCAGTTCCTGCTCGCCTATCATTATCTGGTGCAAGGACACAAGGAGGCCGCCGCGGCCCAGTTCGAGAAGGTCTCCCAGCTCGCGCCCGACGACAAGCTCGCCGCCTCGTTCGTCAAGGCGCTCAAGAAGGTCGCCGGGCAGCCGGCCGCGGCGCCGGCCTTGGCCCAGGCGGCGCCCGCGCAGCCCGCTGCGACGCCGGGACAACCTGCCGCCGCAGCAGCCGCGCCAGCTCAGGCGCCTGCCGACGCCGTGGCGACGGAGAGCAAGGATGAGAACGCCAAGCCGGCCGAGCCTCCTCCGCCGCCGCCGGCGAATCTCGTCGGTACGTGGAAGGCCCAGCCCGCGGCGGACGTGGCGATCGCGCTGACGCTCGAACAGGACGGCAAGTTCTCGTGGGAGGTCGACAGCAAGGGCCATAAGGAGACTCTCACCGGCCAGGCGGGATTCAAGGACGAGACCCTTGCCCTGTTCCAGGTCGAGGGGCCCCCCCTGGCCGGCAAGGTGACCCAGAACGAGCCCAACAAGTTCGTCTTCAACCCCTCCGGCACCGGCGACAAGTCGCCCGGCCTGACGTTCACTCGCTGA
- the rplU gene encoding 50S ribosomal protein L21, with translation MYAVFEDGSHQYRVQEGDFVQVDHRQGVAGDELIFGKVLLIVGEGEPTLGAPEIAGARVVAKIVNQFRAKKIIIQKFRRRKNMRRRRGHRQPYTTVQIMSLAAAS, from the coding sequence ATGTACGCTGTTTTTGAAGACGGAAGCCACCAGTACCGGGTTCAGGAAGGTGACTTCGTCCAGGTCGACCACCGCCAAGGCGTGGCCGGCGACGAGCTGATCTTCGGCAAGGTCCTGCTGATCGTCGGTGAGGGCGAGCCCACCCTGGGCGCTCCCGAGATCGCCGGCGCTCGCGTGGTCGCCAAGATCGTCAACCAGTTCCGCGCCAAGAAGATCATCATCCAGAAGTTCCGCCGTCGCAAGAACATGCGCCGTCGCCGTGGTCACCGTCAGCCGTACACGACGGTCCAGATAATGAGCCTGGCCGCCGCCTCCTGA
- a CDS encoding vitamin B12-dependent ribonucleotide reductase produces the protein MQVPRVFSAEGVNPFDQVEWDFRAAEIKDERGRAIFQQLDCEIPKAWSQLATNVVASKYFYGDVSAGNGSPRDGKREFSVRQLVGRVTRTIADWGREDGYFATVEDSERFHDELSSLCLNQYGAFNSPVWFNVGLYHSYGINGPANNWRWDEDARAIVAATGAYQTPQASACFIQSVSDDMEGIMKLAHSEAMLFKFGSGTGTDLSTLRSSREKLAGGGKPSGPVSFMKVFDAVASVVKSGGKTRRAAKMQTLKVWHPDILEFIECKIKEEGKAQALIREGYEANFNGEAYSTVLFQNANLSVRCTDDFLEAAEKGGDWTTRAVLTGRPMETYKAGMLLDRIAEGTWLCGDPGVQYEDTIQHWHTCPNTAPINSSNPCSEYMFVDDSACNLASLNLAKFVAEDGSFDIEKFRAAVRIFITAQEILVDHASYPTEKIALNSHRFRPLGLGYANLGSLLMSMGLAYDSDAGRALAASITAVMHGQSYLSSAEHAGQVGAFDGFALNREPMLRVMEMHRDAARAIDKDAPANILAAAHAVWDECLEIGRKNGYRNSQVTVLAPTGTIAFMMDCDTTGIEPDIALVKYKLLAGGGMLKIVNRTVPAALAKLGYDEPEIRGVLDFVDKHDTIEGAPGLKDEHLSVFDCAFAPPQGGRSIHYRGHLKMMAAVQPFLSGAISKTCNLPSEATVADVRNTYLEGWKLGLKALAIYRDGSKGSQPVSTSSESSGDKSKAAADAAAAAAAPAPEPVAVVPVVEDVRPTAPSTASASSVVRPHRERLPHTRRSMTHKFDIQGHEGYINVGFYPDGRPGELFITMAKEGSTIGGLMDVLGTSISIGLQYGVPLEVFVNKFAHSRFEPAGFTKNPDIPIAKSIADYIFRWLGMEFIEGYREANAPNRGVPDEPPASAPVLKVNGQRTATIADLEHAEAVMGTAPSAKIQPVAPVAAETSVSVQDRQFAHFQSDAPACDNCGALTVRCGTCYRCFNCGNSMGCS, from the coding sequence ATGCAGGTTCCTCGCGTCTTCAGCGCCGAGGGCGTGAATCCGTTCGACCAGGTGGAGTGGGATTTCCGGGCGGCGGAGATCAAGGACGAGCGCGGTCGGGCGATCTTCCAGCAGCTTGACTGCGAGATCCCCAAGGCCTGGAGCCAGCTCGCGACCAACGTCGTGGCGAGCAAGTACTTTTACGGCGACGTGTCCGCCGGCAACGGCTCGCCCCGCGACGGCAAGCGCGAGTTCTCGGTGCGGCAGCTCGTCGGCCGGGTGACGCGGACGATCGCCGACTGGGGCCGTGAGGACGGCTACTTCGCGACGGTCGAGGATTCGGAGCGGTTCCACGACGAACTGTCGTCGCTCTGCCTCAACCAGTACGGGGCGTTCAACTCGCCGGTCTGGTTCAACGTCGGGCTGTATCACAGCTACGGGATCAACGGCCCGGCCAACAACTGGCGGTGGGACGAAGACGCCCGCGCCATCGTCGCGGCGACGGGCGCCTACCAGACGCCTCAGGCTTCCGCCTGCTTCATCCAGAGCGTCTCCGACGACATGGAAGGGATCATGAAGCTGGCCCATAGCGAGGCCATGCTGTTCAAGTTCGGCTCGGGGACGGGGACCGACCTGTCGACGCTCCGCTCCAGCCGCGAGAAACTCGCCGGCGGCGGCAAGCCGTCGGGCCCGGTGAGCTTCATGAAGGTTTTCGACGCCGTCGCCAGCGTCGTGAAGTCGGGGGGCAAGACCCGCCGCGCCGCCAAGATGCAGACCCTCAAGGTCTGGCATCCCGACATCCTTGAGTTCATCGAGTGCAAGATCAAGGAAGAAGGCAAGGCTCAGGCGCTGATCCGCGAGGGCTACGAGGCCAACTTCAACGGCGAGGCGTACAGCACGGTGCTGTTCCAGAACGCCAACCTGTCCGTCCGCTGCACCGACGACTTCCTGGAAGCCGCCGAGAAAGGCGGCGACTGGACCACCAGGGCCGTCCTGACCGGCCGGCCGATGGAGACGTACAAGGCCGGGATGTTGCTCGACCGGATCGCCGAGGGGACCTGGTTGTGCGGCGACCCCGGCGTCCAGTACGAGGACACCATCCAGCACTGGCACACCTGCCCCAACACCGCGCCGATCAACTCGTCGAACCCGTGCAGCGAGTACATGTTCGTCGACGACTCGGCCTGTAACCTGGCGTCGCTGAACCTGGCGAAGTTCGTCGCCGAGGACGGCTCGTTCGACATCGAGAAGTTCCGCGCGGCGGTCCGGATCTTCATCACGGCGCAGGAAATTCTGGTCGACCACGCGAGCTACCCGACCGAGAAGATCGCGCTGAACAGCCACCGGTTCCGCCCGCTCGGCCTGGGCTACGCCAACCTCGGCAGCCTGCTGATGTCGATGGGCCTGGCGTACGACTCCGACGCCGGCCGGGCGCTGGCCGCGTCGATCACGGCCGTGATGCACGGCCAGTCGTACCTGAGCAGCGCCGAGCACGCCGGCCAGGTCGGCGCGTTCGACGGTTTCGCGCTCAACCGCGAGCCGATGCTCCGGGTCATGGAGATGCATCGCGACGCCGCCCGGGCGATCGATAAGGACGCCCCGGCCAACATCCTGGCCGCGGCCCACGCGGTCTGGGACGAGTGCCTGGAAATCGGCCGCAAGAACGGCTATCGCAACAGCCAGGTGACGGTCCTCGCGCCGACGGGCACCATCGCCTTCATGATGGACTGCGACACCACCGGCATCGAGCCCGACATCGCGCTGGTGAAGTACAAGCTGCTGGCCGGCGGCGGCATGCTCAAGATCGTCAACCGCACCGTCCCGGCCGCGCTGGCCAAGCTCGGCTACGACGAGCCGGAGATCCGCGGCGTCCTCGACTTCGTCGACAAGCACGACACGATCGAGGGAGCGCCCGGCCTCAAGGACGAGCACCTTTCGGTCTTCGACTGCGCCTTCGCCCCGCCGCAGGGGGGCCGGAGCATTCACTATCGCGGCCACCTCAAGATGATGGCCGCCGTTCAGCCGTTCCTCTCGGGGGCGATCTCCAAGACCTGCAACCTGCCCTCCGAGGCGACGGTCGCGGACGTTCGCAACACCTACCTGGAAGGCTGGAAGCTCGGCCTCAAGGCGCTGGCCATCTACCGCGACGGCTCGAAGGGGAGCCAGCCGGTCTCGACGTCGAGCGAATCGTCCGGCGACAAGTCGAAGGCCGCCGCTGACGCCGCAGCCGCGGCTGCCGCCCCGGCGCCCGAGCCGGTCGCTGTGGTTCCGGTCGTTGAAGACGTCCGACCGACCGCCCCTTCGACGGCCTCGGCTTCCTCGGTGGTCCGGCCTCATCGCGAGCGGCTGCCGCACACCCGGAGGAGCATGACCCACAAGTTCGACATCCAGGGGCATGAGGGGTACATCAACGTCGGCTTCTACCCTGACGGTCGGCCCGGCGAGCTGTTCATCACGATGGCGAAGGAAGGCTCGACGATCGGCGGCCTGATGGACGTGCTGGGGACGTCGATCTCGATTGGCCTGCAATACGGCGTGCCGCTCGAAGTGTTCGTCAACAAGTTCGCTCACAGCCGGTTCGAGCCGGCCGGATTCACCAAGAACCCGGACATCCCGATCGCCAAGAGCATCGCCGACTACATCTTCCGATGGCTCGGCATGGAGTTCATCGAGGGCTACCGCGAGGCCAACGCCCCCAACCGGGGCGTTCCCGACGAGCCCCCGGCGTCCGCCCCGGTCCTGAAGGTCAACGGCCAGCGCACGGCCACTATCGCCGACCTCGAACACGCCGAGGCCGTCATGGGGACCGCGCCTTCCGCCAAGATCCAGCCCGTCGCCCCGGTGGCCGCCGAAACGTCGGTCAGCGTCCAGGACCGCCAGTTCGCTCACTTCCAGAGCGACGCCCCGGCCTGCGACAACTGCGGCGCCCTGACCGTCCGCTGCGGCACCTGCTACCGCTGCTTCAACTGCGGCAACAGCATGGGCTGCTCCTGA